The proteins below come from a single Dinghuibacter silviterrae genomic window:
- the atpF gene encoding F0F1 ATP synthase subunit B, with protein MLPPLLTPGLGLFVWNLLAFVIVFLILKKFAWKPIMKSLGEREKHIADSIATADKVKAEMAQLKNENEALMAQAREERSLMLKEAKETRDKIVQEAKDKAKAEASKIIAEAQVTLEQQKQAAITDVKNQVGNLVIEVAEKVLRRELAAKGEQENYIRELSKDVKLN; from the coding sequence ATGTTGCCACCGCTCTTAACACCCGGCCTTGGCCTTTTCGTTTGGAACCTGCTCGCCTTCGTGATCGTCTTTTTGATCCTGAAGAAATTTGCCTGGAAACCGATTATGAAAAGCCTTGGCGAACGGGAAAAGCATATTGCCGACTCCATCGCCACCGCCGACAAGGTGAAGGCGGAGATGGCCCAGCTCAAAAACGAGAATGAAGCCCTGATGGCCCAGGCCCGGGAAGAAAGGTCCCTGATGCTGAAGGAAGCAAAGGAGACCCGGGACAAGATTGTACAAGAAGCAAAGGACAAGGCCAAGGCCGAAGCCTCCAAGATCATAGCGGAAGCACAGGTGACCCTGGAACAACAGAAACAGGCGGCCATTACGGACGTGAAGAACCAGGTCGGTAACCTCGTGATCGAAGTCGCCGAAAAGGTCCTCCGCCGGGAGCTCGCTGCCAAAGGAGAACAGGAGAACTATATCAGGGAATTGTCCAAGGATGTTAAATTGAACTAA
- the atpA gene encoding F0F1 ATP synthase subunit alpha has protein sequence MVGIKPDEISAILREQLSNVNVGAELEEIGTVLQVGDGIARVYGLNNVRSGELITFENGVNAIALNLEEDNVGVVLMGESSGIREGGKVRRTGKIASIKVGDGLLGRVINTLGNPIDGKGPVAGELYEMPLERKAPGVIYREPVKEPLQTGIKAIDAMIPIGRGQRELIIGDRQTGKTAIAIDTIINQKEFYKSGQPVYCIYVAIGQKASTIAGVMKTLEENGAMAYTVIVAAPAADPAPQQFYAPFAGAAIGEYFRDTGRPALIIYDDLSKQAVAYREVSLLLRRPPGREAYPGDVFYLHSRLLERAAKIIANDQVASQMNDLPESIRHLVKGGGSLTALPVIETQAGDVSAYIPTNVISITDGQIFLESNLFNAGIRPAINVGISVSRVGGNAQIKSMKKVAGTLKLDQALYREMEAFSKFGGDLDAATKVVLDKGARNVEILKQGQFQPFSVEKQVAIIYLGTQGLLRELPVRRVKEFEEQFLLEMENKLPEVLAQFKKGALPEDGVAKMVELARHLIPQFK, from the coding sequence ATGGTAGGTATCAAACCAGACGAAATATCAGCGATCCTGCGCGAACAGCTCAGCAACGTCAACGTGGGCGCAGAATTGGAAGAGATAGGGACCGTATTGCAGGTGGGTGACGGTATCGCCCGCGTGTATGGTCTCAATAATGTACGCTCCGGGGAGCTGATCACCTTCGAGAACGGGGTGAATGCCATCGCCCTGAACCTCGAAGAAGACAACGTCGGGGTGGTATTGATGGGTGAGTCTTCCGGTATCCGCGAAGGCGGAAAGGTCCGCCGGACGGGTAAGATCGCCTCTATCAAAGTAGGGGATGGTCTCCTGGGCCGCGTCATCAATACGCTGGGTAACCCGATCGACGGGAAAGGCCCCGTGGCCGGTGAGCTGTATGAAATGCCCCTGGAACGCAAAGCCCCCGGGGTTATCTACCGCGAACCCGTAAAGGAACCCCTCCAAACGGGGATCAAGGCCATCGACGCGATGATTCCCATCGGCCGCGGCCAGCGGGAACTGATCATCGGCGACCGTCAGACGGGCAAGACCGCCATCGCTATTGACACGATCATCAACCAGAAGGAATTTTATAAATCCGGTCAACCGGTATACTGTATCTATGTCGCCATCGGTCAAAAGGCATCCACCATCGCGGGTGTCATGAAGACCCTGGAAGAAAACGGCGCCATGGCCTACACCGTCATCGTCGCCGCACCGGCCGCCGACCCTGCTCCCCAGCAGTTCTACGCGCCCTTTGCCGGTGCTGCGATCGGGGAATACTTCCGGGATACCGGCCGTCCGGCCCTGATCATCTATGATGACCTTTCCAAACAGGCGGTAGCCTATAGGGAAGTGTCCCTCCTGCTTCGCCGCCCGCCCGGACGTGAGGCTTATCCTGGTGACGTCTTCTATCTCCACAGCCGCCTGCTGGAGCGCGCCGCCAAGATCATCGCCAACGACCAGGTCGCTTCCCAGATGAACGACCTGCCCGAAAGCATCCGTCACCTGGTTAAAGGCGGGGGCTCCCTGACCGCCCTGCCGGTGATCGAAACCCAGGCCGGTGACGTATCCGCCTACATCCCCACGAACGTGATCTCCATCACCGACGGACAGATCTTCCTGGAATCCAACCTGTTCAACGCCGGTATCCGGCCCGCCATCAACGTGGGTATCTCCGTGAGCCGCGTAGGGGGGAACGCCCAGATCAAGTCGATGAAAAAGGTCGCCGGTACCCTCAAGCTGGACCAGGCGCTGTACCGCGAAATGGAGGCCTTCTCCAAGTTCGGCGGTGACCTCGACGCCGCCACCAAAGTCGTCCTGGACAAGGGTGCCCGGAACGTGGAAATCCTTAAGCAAGGCCAGTTCCAGCCTTTTTCGGTGGAAAAGCAGGTCGCCATCATCTACCTGGGTACCCAGGGGTTGCTCCGCGAATTGCCGGTCCGTCGCGTAAAGGAATTTGAAGAGCAATTCCTCCTGGAAATGGAGAACAAATTGCCCGAGGTCCTGGCCCAGTTCAAAAAAGGCGCCCTCCCGGAAGACGGGGTGGCGAAGATGGTCGAATTGGCCCGTCACCTGATCCCCCAGTTTAAGTAG
- the atpH gene encoding ATP synthase F1 subunit delta, producing the protein MSLRVATRYAQSLIDLAVEKNSLEQVREDMEYWQAVCRESRDLVLMLQSPVIHGDKKLAVLRKVGGAHLGAFTGAFVDLLVRKGRENDFPEIIDAFLEQYNTLKGIHVVRLTTATPVGEGVQQALKDKLKSNLALDNIVLETAVDDALVGGFTLEFDGKMVDASVARDLRDIRKQFTENIYVSKISK; encoded by the coding sequence ATGAGCTTACGAGTAGCGACGCGATACGCCCAATCCCTCATCGACCTGGCCGTGGAAAAGAACAGCCTGGAGCAGGTCCGTGAAGACATGGAGTACTGGCAGGCCGTTTGCCGGGAAAGCCGGGACCTGGTCCTGATGCTCCAAAGCCCCGTGATCCACGGGGACAAGAAGCTGGCCGTCCTCCGCAAGGTAGGCGGGGCGCACCTGGGGGCTTTCACCGGCGCGTTCGTCGACCTTCTCGTCCGTAAGGGACGGGAAAACGACTTCCCGGAAATCATAGACGCATTCCTGGAGCAGTACAACACCCTCAAGGGTATTCATGTCGTCCGGCTGACCACCGCTACCCCCGTGGGCGAAGGTGTACAGCAGGCGTTGAAGGACAAGTTGAAAAGCAACCTGGCTTTGGACAATATCGTCCTCGAAACCGCGGTGGACGACGCCCTCGTGGGGGGCTTCACCCTGGAGTTCGACGGCAAGATGGTCGACGCCAGCGTGGCCCGGGATCTGCGCGACATCCGCAAACAGTTCACAGAAAACATTTACGTGTCAAAAATTTCAAAATAG
- a CDS encoding response regulator transcription factor, with translation MDTKGKKILIADDEPDILEILQYNLAAEGYQVITAKDGDEAIEKARAFHPELIVLDIMMPKKNGIEVCNILRMQPAFGETLIIFLTALSDEKNQIHGLETGADDYVSKPISPKVLISRVNALFRRTRRRPTEGVAAPLPGNTIQVGDLMIDKEKFLVNYQQKDITLAKKEFELLALLASRPGRVFLRNEILSQVWGTDVIVGDRTIDVHIRKIRQKLEVDCITTVKGVGYKFEL, from the coding sequence ATGGATACGAAGGGAAAAAAGATCCTTATTGCCGATGATGAACCGGATATTCTCGAAATCCTGCAGTACAACCTGGCCGCCGAAGGCTACCAGGTCATTACCGCGAAGGACGGAGACGAGGCTATTGAAAAGGCCAGGGCCTTTCACCCCGAACTGATCGTGCTGGACATCATGATGCCCAAGAAAAACGGCATCGAAGTATGTAATATCCTGCGCATGCAGCCCGCCTTTGGCGAAACCCTGATTATTTTCCTGACCGCGCTCAGCGACGAAAAGAACCAGATCCATGGTTTGGAAACCGGGGCGGACGACTACGTTTCCAAACCTATTAGCCCCAAAGTATTGATCTCCAGGGTAAATGCGCTTTTCCGCCGGACCAGGCGCCGGCCCACCGAGGGCGTTGCCGCCCCCTTGCCCGGGAACACCATACAGGTGGGTGACCTGATGATCGACAAGGAAAAGTTCCTGGTCAACTATCAACAAAAGGACATTACCCTCGCCAAAAAGGAATTCGAGCTGCTGGCCCTGCTGGCCTCGCGTCCCGGCCGTGTTTTTCTCCGCAACGAAATCCTGAGCCAGGTCTGGGGAACGGACGTGATCGTCGGCGACCGCACCATCGACGTCCATATCCGGAAGATCCGGCAAAAGCTCGAAGTGGATTGCATCACGACCGTGAAGGGAGTCGGGTATAAATTCGAGCTTTAA
- a CDS encoding ABC transporter ATP-binding protein: MKKTKKAFDIKALSRVFSFVKPYRKRFYFSIFLAIALAAIAPLRPYLIEVTVNDYIQHDLVRALIVITGWQVGLIILETALRFYFTFITAWLGQSVVKDLRVTIFDKILRLNLAQFDTTPIGTLTTRTINDIETINDIFAEGLIPIVADLLSIVAVLISMCWMNWRLTLVCLIPFPVLIVATYYFKESVNRSFIRVRNAVAALNAFVQEHLTGIQVVQAFAAEDREYARFKKINKEHRNANIRSIFAYSIFFPVVEIILALSLGLLVWFGAHQALDPLFPDKQRLAGQIVAFILLLNLLFRPLRVIADKFNVLQMGMISSERVFRVLDNPDTLPDTGTYAPATLAGRIRFDHVWFAYTGEQYVLKDIDFAVEAGETVAIVGHTGSGKTSIISLLNRLYTIQKGRILVDDVAIEDYRLEALRSRIGIVLQDVFLFSGSILDNVTLRNPDISREQVVAAAQLIGVHDFIMQLPGNYDYNVMERGNTLSLGQRQLLSFLRALLYDPAILILDEATSSVDTESEALIQRAIDTLIAGRTSIVIAHRLFTIRKADKIIVLDKGVIREMGSHEALMEKGGFYARLHRLQFEKENVSLR; the protein is encoded by the coding sequence ATGAAGAAAACTAAAAAGGCTTTTGATATAAAGGCCTTGTCCCGGGTTTTTAGCTTCGTAAAACCTTATCGAAAGCGGTTTTATTTCTCCATCTTCCTGGCCATCGCCCTGGCGGCGATTGCACCCCTGCGGCCCTACCTGATCGAGGTGACGGTCAACGACTATATCCAGCACGACCTGGTCAGGGCCCTGATCGTGATCACGGGGTGGCAGGTCGGTTTGATCATCCTGGAAACGGCACTGCGTTTTTATTTCACCTTTATCACGGCCTGGCTGGGCCAGTCGGTGGTCAAGGACCTGCGGGTGACCATCTTCGACAAGATCCTCCGGCTCAACCTGGCGCAGTTCGACACCACGCCCATCGGTACGCTGACCACCCGCACCATCAACGACATCGAAACCATCAATGATATTTTTGCGGAAGGGCTTATCCCCATCGTCGCGGACCTGTTGTCCATCGTGGCGGTGCTTATATCGATGTGCTGGATGAACTGGAGGCTCACGCTGGTCTGCCTGATTCCTTTTCCCGTCTTGATCGTGGCCACATATTACTTCAAAGAGAGCGTCAACCGTTCCTTTATCCGTGTCCGGAACGCCGTGGCCGCCCTCAACGCCTTTGTCCAGGAACACCTCACCGGGATACAGGTGGTGCAGGCCTTTGCGGCCGAAGACAGGGAATACGCCCGGTTCAAGAAGATCAACAAGGAACACCGGAACGCCAACATCCGGTCCATCTTCGCCTATTCGATCTTTTTCCCGGTGGTGGAAATTATCCTGGCGTTGTCCCTGGGATTGCTGGTATGGTTCGGTGCCCACCAGGCACTGGACCCGCTTTTCCCGGACAAACAGCGGCTGGCCGGCCAGATCGTCGCCTTTATTTTGCTCCTGAACCTGCTCTTCCGGCCCTTGCGGGTCATTGCCGATAAGTTCAATGTCCTCCAGATGGGGATGATCTCCAGCGAGCGCGTCTTCCGGGTGCTGGACAACCCCGACACCCTCCCGGACACCGGGACCTATGCGCCTGCTACCCTGGCGGGCCGGATCCGCTTCGACCATGTCTGGTTTGCCTATACCGGTGAACAATACGTGCTCAAAGACATCGACTTTGCCGTGGAGGCAGGGGAGACGGTGGCCATTGTAGGGCATACGGGCAGTGGCAAGACCTCCATTATCAGCTTGTTGAACCGGCTGTATACCATCCAGAAGGGGCGTATCCTCGTCGACGATGTGGCTATAGAAGACTATAGACTGGAGGCCCTTCGTTCGCGGATCGGGATCGTCCTGCAGGACGTTTTTCTTTTCAGCGGGTCTATCCTGGATAATGTGACGCTTCGCAACCCGGACATCTCCAGGGAACAGGTGGTCGCCGCCGCGCAGTTGATCGGGGTCCATGACTTTATTATGCAGCTCCCGGGAAACTATGACTATAACGTGATGGAACGGGGAAATACCCTTTCCCTGGGCCAGCGGCAACTGTTGTCTTTCCTGAGGGCGCTCCTGTACGACCCCGCCATCCTCATCCTGGACGAGGCGACTTCCTCGGTGGATACGGAGTCGGAGGCGCTGATACAGCGGGCCATAGACACGCTGATCGCGGGCCGGACGTCCATTGTGATCGCCCACCGGCTGTTTACCATCCGGAAAGCGGACAAGATCATCGTCCTCGACAAGGGGGTGATCCGGGAAATGGGTTCCCACGAAGCGCTTATGGAAAAAGGGGGATTTTACGCCCGGCTGCACCGCCTGCAGTTTGAGAAGGAAAATGTGTCCCTCAGATGA
- a CDS encoding sensor histidine kinase, producing the protein MFKTKNLTPQQIALFNAGVISVLVALAFLIIHHTWWSALISLVLTFGVSYNLIFYSLQNFIYRKVKLIYKFIYQTKASKREEFYYKNILPQKTIEEVSEDVEKWALQRRAEIEVLKQNENFRKEFLQNLSHELKTPIFAIQGYIDTLLNGAMNNPEVHKKFLENASKNVDRLVNLVDDLDEISKLESGHQQLNKETFAIQELIREVYDSLSLRASDKQIKASIKKGCEAPLTVLADKEKIRQVLINLVDNAIKYGRTSGSIIASIYKTDGKHALVEISDDGIGIAEEHLNRIFERFYRTDAARSRKQGGSGLGLAICKHIVEAHGQVIHVRSKPDIGTTFGFTLEMAK; encoded by the coding sequence ATGTTCAAGACGAAGAACCTTACGCCTCAGCAGATCGCCCTTTTTAACGCGGGCGTTATCTCCGTCCTGGTTGCCCTGGCGTTCCTTATTATACATCATACCTGGTGGAGCGCCCTCATCAGCCTGGTACTCACCTTTGGTGTTTCTTACAACCTCATCTTTTACAGCCTCCAGAACTTTATTTACCGGAAGGTCAAGTTGATCTACAAGTTCATTTACCAAACGAAGGCCAGCAAAAGGGAAGAATTCTACTATAAGAACATCCTCCCCCAAAAGACCATAGAGGAGGTCAGTGAAGACGTGGAAAAATGGGCCCTTCAGCGCAGGGCCGAGATCGAAGTCCTCAAACAAAACGAAAACTTCCGGAAGGAGTTCCTCCAGAACCTCTCCCATGAGCTCAAAACGCCCATCTTTGCCATCCAGGGGTACATCGACACCCTTTTGAACGGGGCCATGAACAATCCGGAGGTCCACAAAAAGTTCCTGGAAAACGCCTCCAAAAACGTCGACCGCCTGGTCAACCTCGTCGACGACCTCGACGAAATATCAAAGCTCGAAAGCGGTCATCAGCAACTCAACAAGGAAACCTTTGCCATCCAGGAGCTTATCCGGGAGGTGTACGACTCCCTTTCCCTGAGGGCCAGCGACAAACAGATTAAGGCCTCCATCAAAAAAGGGTGCGAAGCCCCGCTGACGGTCCTGGCCGATAAGGAAAAAATCCGCCAGGTCCTCATCAACCTCGTCGACAACGCCATCAAGTATGGCCGGACCTCCGGCTCCATCATCGCCAGCATTTACAAAACCGACGGCAAACACGCCCTCGTGGAAATTTCGGACGACGGCATCGGCATCGCCGAAGAACACTTGAACCGGATCTTCGAACGCTTCTACCGCACCGACGCCGCCCGCAGCCGCAAACAAGGCGGGAGCGGCCTCGGGCTGGCCATCTGCAAACACATCGTGGAAGCCCATGGGCAGGTGATCCATGTGCGCAGCAAACCCGACATCGGGACGACCTTTGGGTTTACCCTCGAAATGGCAAAATAG
- the atpB gene encoding F0F1 ATP synthase subunit A — translation MGSRTFKSLLVAVFSLIITLFYNTSIAAPGNDKPEHFDAGKEILHHIADGYEFHFFTISGTKYSLPLPVILYSPQRGLSVFSSAHIVEGEAYQGYKLDDSRIVPVKEDGTVDNAIKVYDLSITRAVAQMMFAMILFVWLMVSVGRTYKRKGFKTAPSGKENFLEPIILFIRDEVAVPNLGTNANKFMPLLLTIFFFILVNTLLGLFPGSANVTGNIAVTMSLALVSFIAIIFSSNRHYWGHMFWPPGVPFFVKVILIPVEIVSNLVVKPAALMIRLFANMAAGHIVILSFISMIFIFGEMSQVAGWGFSPVSILFCVFIYFIEILVAFIQSFIFATLTAVFIGQANEGEHDHGGHDDPLIV, via the coding sequence ATGGGATCAAGGACCTTCAAATCTTTATTGGTAGCGGTTTTCAGCCTAATAATTACTTTATTTTATAATACGTCGATTGCAGCGCCCGGGAACGATAAACCGGAGCATTTTGATGCGGGTAAGGAGATCCTCCACCACATCGCCGACGGCTATGAATTTCATTTTTTTACTATAAGTGGGACGAAGTATTCCCTTCCCCTGCCGGTCATCCTGTATTCACCCCAGCGCGGCCTGAGCGTTTTTTCTTCCGCCCACATCGTGGAAGGAGAGGCTTACCAGGGGTATAAGCTGGACGATTCCAGGATCGTCCCCGTAAAGGAGGACGGTACCGTGGACAACGCTATAAAGGTCTATGACCTGTCCATCACCCGTGCGGTCGCCCAGATGATGTTTGCGATGATTCTTTTCGTCTGGCTGATGGTTTCGGTCGGCAGGACCTACAAGCGGAAAGGATTTAAGACGGCGCCGAGTGGTAAGGAGAATTTCCTGGAGCCGATCATCCTCTTTATCCGGGATGAAGTAGCCGTGCCCAATTTAGGTACGAACGCCAACAAGTTTATGCCGCTGCTGCTGACCATCTTTTTCTTTATCCTGGTCAATACGCTGTTGGGCTTGTTCCCGGGCTCGGCCAATGTCACCGGGAACATCGCCGTGACGATGTCGCTGGCGCTGGTGTCGTTTATCGCGATCATTTTCTCCAGCAACCGGCACTACTGGGGACACATGTTCTGGCCTCCCGGAGTCCCCTTCTTTGTCAAGGTCATCCTGATCCCGGTGGAGATCGTGTCGAACCTGGTCGTCAAGCCGGCGGCCCTGATGATCCGTCTTTTCGCCAACATGGCGGCGGGACACATCGTCATCCTGAGTTTTATCTCGATGATCTTCATTTTTGGGGAGATGAGCCAGGTGGCCGGTTGGGGTTTTTCGCCCGTATCCATCCTTTTCTGCGTCTTTATCTACTTCATCGAGATTCTCGTTGCCTTTATCCAGTCCTTTATCTTCGCCACGCTGACGGCCGTCTTTATCGGCCAGGCCAATGAAGGGGAACACGACCATGGCGGACACGACGATCCCCTCATCGTATAA
- the atpE gene encoding ATP synthase F0 subunit C → MLNTMLQAATGMAQFGGAVGAGLAAIGAGIGIGLIGKGAVESIARQPEASGDIRANMILTAALIEGVALFAVIAGLLAVLSK, encoded by the coding sequence ATGTTGAACACAATGTTACAAGCGGCCACAGGGATGGCTCAATTCGGGGGTGCCGTTGGTGCAGGCCTCGCCGCTATCGGTGCCGGTATCGGTATCGGTCTGATCGGTAAGGGCGCTGTTGAATCCATCGCCCGTCAGCCGGAAGCCAGTGGCGACATTCGCGCCAACATGATCCTGACGGCGGCCCTGATCGAAGGGGTTGCCCTGTTTGCGGTGATCGCCGGTCTGCTGGCGGTACTGTCCAAATAG
- a CDS encoding glycerophosphodiester phosphodiesterase family protein yields MPILCKLAAGAMITCLAAATAMAQHLAPLPEKDHRFIVACHRGDHTHAPENTLAAFTNAIADGADFIEIDLRTTVDSQLVIMHDASLNRMTNGKGLVKDLPFDTIRALQVTDRAHPEWGSFPVPTFREVLALAKGKINIYLDFKNAEPAVAYKMIVEAGMEKHVVVYINAVQQFYKWRQVAPDMPLMVSLPGYVKDTASLNGFLSKTPVEILDGDYSQYTADMVTLATQTGHWVFPDVEGPNETPALWDIPIKEGVRALLTDHPADLIKYLESQGLR; encoded by the coding sequence ATGCCTATACTATGCAAACTCGCCGCCGGGGCAATGATCACGTGCCTGGCGGCCGCCACGGCGATGGCCCAGCACCTCGCGCCATTGCCTGAGAAGGATCACCGTTTTATCGTTGCGTGCCACCGGGGTGACCATACCCACGCCCCCGAAAACACACTGGCTGCGTTTACGAACGCTATTGCGGACGGCGCGGACTTTATCGAGATCGACCTGAGAACGACGGTGGACAGCCAACTGGTGATCATGCACGACGCCTCCCTCAACCGGATGACCAACGGGAAGGGGCTTGTAAAAGACCTGCCGTTCGATACGATCCGTGCACTACAGGTGACGGACAGGGCGCACCCGGAATGGGGTTCGTTCCCGGTCCCTACCTTTCGGGAAGTACTGGCTTTGGCCAAAGGGAAGATCAACATCTACCTCGACTTTAAAAACGCCGAGCCGGCCGTGGCGTATAAAATGATCGTGGAAGCCGGAATGGAGAAACACGTCGTGGTGTATATTAATGCCGTCCAGCAGTTTTATAAATGGCGCCAGGTGGCCCCTGACATGCCGCTGATGGTGAGCCTGCCCGGGTATGTAAAGGACACCGCTTCGCTAAACGGATTTTTGAGCAAGACGCCTGTGGAAATTTTGGACGGCGATTACAGCCAATACACGGCAGACATGGTGACCCTGGCTACGCAGACGGGGCATTGGGTATTTCCGGACGTCGAAGGCCCCAACGAAACGCCGGCCCTTTGGGATATTCCGATAAAAGAGGGTGTCAGGGCGCTGTTGACGGATCACCCGGCGGACTTGATCAAGTACCTGGAAAGTCAGGGGCTGCGGTAG